In Crassostrea angulata isolate pt1a10 chromosome 6, ASM2561291v2, whole genome shotgun sequence, a genomic segment contains:
- the LOC128189435 gene encoding multidrug resistance-associated protein 1-like isoform X2: protein MIRLLNKMNDHIVNKIEWMCSGDSLWDSNVTWNTAYPDLTPCFHKTILRWIPCILLLVLSPLRLWILSSKESSRQSQPMCHSALSLAKYVLCLGLALFAFLECIETVFVNSLAESMLKPEFISPALTGITMMVANHVMLTERRHRMQSSGLLFVYWFLTTVCLTLNLQSQIRGLYAQEEMSLHFSACLLPLQLLLSIAELFLTGFFIDNFSKDDGSKSKKSCLENSTIMSALAFSWFTRIVKDAYKRPLEAKDLIELSADLKSESTVPVFEKAWRDDSIRQKSGDIKACLSRVILKIHFYEIFIHFLITVPIYLYSFIGPLIFRSLINFAEDADDYLWHGIFLASAYFLFGVVQTFQDTHSDHVGHMLGIKIRTSVCGAIYRKMAKLSNKAKQECTVGEMVNLMSDDATKINHRSIFELHLLLLGPVQACIAMYFLYQELGSSALVAFFLLVVFVPLIAVIAKAQHKINKEGKDITDKRMKVLNEVFNGMKVLKLYAWEPSFGDKIGSIRSQEINEKTKNRYLDIVNMFCWQMSEFLFTFSIFAVYLWLDEGNVLTTKKIYFIMSMISAFRGPLMYMPIAITSLIELSVSLKRIETFLNREEIDESAIQHSEDAKKAITMKAASFTWNKAESPSLRNIDVDVSNGELVAVIGSVGAGKSSLMSAAIGEMEKISGTVDVKGSVAFVTQEAWIQNNTLRENILFGRKMNVKNYRKAVEACALQADLDILPKGDETEIGEKGINLSGGQKQRVSLARAVYDDADIYLLDDPLSAVDARVGRHLFDQVIGNRGLLRNKTRVLVTHAISFLPYVDRVISLVNGEVSEVGTYTELMERNGAFAEFVRTHLQEESSSDDESTDGSTRPASFDRQVSTIDHLNTKEDTENEERCKDSKFIEEESINLDGAKWSAYSTYLKIVGPVLLVMFAACLALNAADFYKNYWLSEWDSDISDNKTELNSSAQAISQGYKIKGFGLIGLINTLLNVLGELSVIFIVVTSAKKVHQKTLAGVMRAPFSFFENTPVGRMVNRFSKDMECLEHSLPWVTKSFMHTFPRIVFTLIVITSGMPTMVYFLVPLFIMYFLIQRLFSVAACQCRRMNKALRSPQFSFFSESIQGATTIRAFNKTSLFAQECDRRRDAYHKAELTTLSCYRWLNFRLGFLGNLLVFIACMLACYRRDVLSSGMIALIMTYAGNVTDTLRWIVFAFTEMDTNIITVERIQEYINLKPEADWRIKETEPASNWPQRGHVKFSNFSLRYREDLELVLKGIDCDITPGEKIGIVGRTGAGKSSLTLALFRILEKAGGSIIIDDVDISTIGLHDLRSKLTIIPQDPVLFSGTLRMNLDPFNSFSDDDLWEALEHAHLKKYVESLEGGLLYECSERGENLSVGQRQLICLARALLKKSKILVLDEATAAVDLKTDNLIQNTIRREFSDCTILTIAHRLNTVLDYSRIMVLDKGQIKEFDSPDVLLKDENSIFHSMAKAANLV, encoded by the exons ATGATAAGACTACTGAACAAAATGAACGATCACATCGTCAACAAGATTGAATGGATGTGTTCAGGGGATTCTTTATGG gaCTCCAACGTTACATGGAATACTGCTTATCCGGACCTGACTCCGTGCTTCCACAAGACTATACTCCGCTGGATACCATGTATTCTCCTATTGGTCCTATCCCCTCTAAGACTTTGGATATTGTCCTCTAAGGAAAGTTCAAGACAATCCCAGCCTATGTGCCATTCAGCGTTAAGTCTTGCCAAATAT GTCCTGTGCCTTGGTCTAGCTCTTTTCGCGTTCCTAGAATGTATAGAAACCGTGTTTGTGAATTCCCTGGCGGAGTCGATGTTGAAACCGGAATTTATCTCCCCAGCATTGACAGGAATTACTATG ATGGTGGCTAACCACGTCATGTTAACAGAGCGGCGTCATCGAATGCAATCTTCTGGACTATTATTTGTTTACTGGTTTCTTACGACAGTTTGTCTTACTCTAAACCTCCAGTCTCAGATCAGAGGGTTATACGCTCAG GAGGAAATGAGCCTACATTTCAGCGCTTGCCTGCTGCCTCTACAACTCCTGTTGTCCATTGCCGAGCTTTTCCTCACTGGCTTTTTCATCGACAATTTTTCAAAGGATGACGGTTCCAAATCTAAG AAATCGTGTCTTGAAAATAGCACCATCATGTCGGCGCTTGCATTTTCCTGGTTTACAAG aattgtgAAAGACGCTTACAAGAGACCATTAGAGGCAAAGGATTTGATAGAACTTTCGGCTGACTTAAAATCAGAATCCACCGTCCCAGTTTTTGAGAAAGCTTGGCGTGATGATTCGATCCGACAGAAAAG CGGGGACATAAAAGCATGCCTGTCTAGAGTTATTTTGAAGATCCACTTCTACGAGATATTCATCCACTTCCTAATAACCGTCCCAATATATCTATATAGTTTCATTGGCCCTCTGATATTTAG GAGTTTGATAAATTTTGCTGAAGATGCAGACGATTATCTTTGGCATGGAATTTTTCTTGCCTCTGCTTACTTCCTGTTCGGTGTTGTACAAACATTTCAAGACACTCACTCAGACCACGTAGGTCATATGCTTGGAATCAAAATCAGGACTTCAGTTTGTGGAGCCATATATAGAAAG ATGGCTAAACTTTCCAATAAAGCCAAGCAGGAATGCACTGTTGGCGAAATGGTCAACCTGATGTCAGATGACGCCACGAAAATTAATCACAGATCCATCTTTGAGCTGCACCTTCTGTTGCTTGGGCCTGTCCAGGCATGCATAGCGATGTACTTTTTGTACCAGGAACTGGGATCGTCTGCTCTAGTTGCATTTTTTCTCCTTGTAGTATTTGTTCCATTAATTGCTGTTATTGCAAAAGCTCAACACAAAATCAAT AAAGAAGGAAAGGATATAACGGATAAAAGAATGAAAGTTCTGAATGAAGTCTTCAATGGAATGAAg GTATTGAAACTGTATGCATGGGAACCCTCATTTGGAGACAAAATTGGATCCATAAGATCGCAGGAAATTAACGAGAAGACAAAGAATAGATATCTAGACATAGTTAATATGTTCTGCTGGCAAATGTCCGAATTTCTg TTCACTTTTTCGATCTTTGCGGTGTACCTGTGGCTAGACGAGGGAAatgttttaacaacaaaaaaaatctatttcatAATGTCCATGATTTCAGCTTTCCGTGGTCCGCTTATGTATATGCCAATAGCCATTACCTCTCTTATCGAG TTATCGGTTTCACTAAAAAGAATTGAAACATTTCTGAATCGTGAAGAAATTGACGAATCAGCCATCCAACACAGCGAAGACGCAAAGAAAGCCATAACAATGAAAGCTGCATCATTCACATGGAACAAAGCCGAAAGTCCTTCCTTAAGAAA TATCGATGTGGATGTCTCTAATGGCGAACTGGTGGCAGTGATTGGTTCGGTTGGAGCCGGAAAATCTTCACTCATGTCAGCCGCTATTGGAGAAATGGAAAAAATCTCTGGAACTGTCGATGTCAAAGGTTCTGTAGCATTTGTGACCCAAGAAGCATGGATTCAAAATAATACCCTGAGAGAAAACATTCTGTTTGGTAGAAAAATGAATGTAAAGAACTATAGAAAAGCAGTAGAAGCATGTGCTTTACAAGCTGATCTTGACATTCTCCCTAAAGGAGATGAAACAGAAATAGGAGAAAAG GGTATTAATCTGAGCGGTGGACAGAAACAAAGAGTCAGTTTGGCGCGTGCAGTTTACGATGATGCTGACATTTACTTATTGGACGATCCACTCAGTGCTGTAGACGCTCGCGTAGGCAGACATCTATTTGATCAAGTGATAGGAAATAGGGGGCTTCTCAGAAATAAG ACCCGCGTTCTTGTTACCCATGCCATAAGCTTCTTACCATACGTGGATAGAGTCATCAGTTTGGTAAACGGAGAAGTATCAGAAGTCGGGACCTATACGGAACTAATGGAGAGAAATGGTGCTTTTGCTGAATTTGTACGAACCCACCTCCAGGAGGAATCGAGTTCTGACGATGAATCGACCGATGGAAGTACAAGACCCGCATCATTTGACAGACAGGTGTCAACAATCGATCATTTAAACACCAAAGAAGACACAGAAAACGAGGAAAGATGTAAAGATTCTAAATTCATCGAAGAAGAGTCTATTAATCTTGATGGG GCAAAATGGTCCGCCTATAGTACTTATCTGAAAATCGTAGGGCCAGTCCTTTTAGTCATGTTTGCGGCGTGTCTTGCACTAAACGCTGCCgacttttacaaaaattactGGCTCAGTGAATGGGATTCAGACATCTCGGACAACAAAACAGAACTTAACTCAAGCGCTCAAGCCATTTCACAAGGATACAAAATAAAGGGCTTTGGACTCATTGGTCTGATCAACA CTCTTTTAAACGTACTTGGGGAACTCTCTGTGATATTCATCGTGGTAACATCAGCCAAAAAGGTTCACCAGAAGACTTTGGCCGGTGTGATGAGAGCGCCTTTcagtttctttgaaaatactCCAGTTGGCAGAATGGTCAATAGATTCTCAAAAGACATGGAATGTTTGGAACACTCTCTTCCGTGGGTTACCAAGAGCTTTATGCACACCTTCCCGCGGATCGTGTTCACTTTAATTGTCATCACGTCTGGGATGCCGACAATGGTCTACTTCTTGGTGCCGCTGTTCATCATGTATTTTTTGATACAG AGATTATTTAGTGTTGCAGCATGTCAGTGCAGAAGAATGAACAAAGCGCTCAGATCCCCCCAGTTCTCTTTCTTCAGTGAATCTATCCAGGGAGCGACGACCATTCGAGCTTTCAACAAAACGTCTTTATTTGCGCAGGAGTGTGACCGTCGACGAGATGCGTATCACAAAGCTGAACTGACAACTCTTTCCTGTTACAG GTGGTTGAACTTTCGTTTAGGATTTTTGGGAAATCTGTTGGTGTTCATCGCTTGCATGTTGGCTTGTTATCGTCGAGATGTTTTATCAAGCGGAATGATAGCTTTGATCATGACATATGCTGGCAAT GTAACAGATACATTAAGGTGGATTGTTTTTGCTTTCACGGAGATGGACACAAACATTATAACGGTCGAAAGAATCCAGGAATACATAAACCTTAAACCCGAAGCTGATTGGAGAATCAAAGAAACTGAACCTGCTTCTAATTGGCCTCAACGAGGTCACGTGAAGTTTTCCAATTTCAGTCTGAGGTACAGAGAGGATTTGGAATTGGTTCTGAAAGGAATTGATTGCGATATTACACCCGGGGAGAAG ATAGGAATCGTTGGAAGAACGGGGGCAGGAAAATCATCATTAACCCTGGCATTATTTCGAATTCTCGAAAAGGCTGGCGGAAGTATAATCATCGATGATGTAGACATATCAACCATTGGCTTGCACGACCTTCGTTCTAAGCTGACAATTATTCCCCAG gATCCCGTGTTGTTTTCTGGTACATTACGAATGAACCTGGACCCGTTCAACTCTTTCTCTGACGATGATTTATGGGAAGCTTTGGAACATGCCcatctaaaaaaatatgtggaatcTCTCGAAGGTGGTCTTCTTTACGAATGCTCAGAGAGAGGAGAAAATCTCAG TGTTGGACAGAGACAGTTGATATGCCTCGCACGCGCACTTCTGAAGAAGTCCAAGATATTGGTCCTAGATGAGGCTACAGCCGCTGTGGATCTGAAAACAGACAACCTGATACAGAACACTATACGGCGGGAGTTCTCTGATTGTACTATCCTCACTATAGCCCACAGACTTAACACTGTTTTGGACTACTCCAG aatCATGGTACTAGATAAAGGCCAGATTAAAGAATTTGACAGTCCAGATGTTTtgttaaaagatgaaaacagtatatttcattCAATGGCCAAAGCAGCTAATCTTGTGTAG
- the LOC128189435 gene encoding multidrug resistance-associated protein 1-like isoform X1, translating to MIRLLNKMNDHIVNKIEWMCSGDSLWDSNVTWNTAYPDLTPCFHKTILRWIPCILLLVLSPLRLWILSSKESSRQSQPMCHSALSLAKYVLCLGLALFAFLECIETVFVNSLAESMLKPEFISPALTGITMMVANHVMLTERRHRMQSSGLLFVYWFLTTVCLTLNLQSQIRGLYAQEEMSLHFSACLLPLQLLLSIAELFLTGFFIDNFSKDDGSKSKKSCLENSTIMSALAFSWFTRIVKDAYKRPLEAKDLIELSADLKSESTVPVFEKAWRDDSIRQKRRTDVNQNICSGDIKACLSRVILKIHFYEIFIHFLITVPIYLYSFIGPLIFRSLINFAEDADDYLWHGIFLASAYFLFGVVQTFQDTHSDHVGHMLGIKIRTSVCGAIYRKMAKLSNKAKQECTVGEMVNLMSDDATKINHRSIFELHLLLLGPVQACIAMYFLYQELGSSALVAFFLLVVFVPLIAVIAKAQHKINKEGKDITDKRMKVLNEVFNGMKVLKLYAWEPSFGDKIGSIRSQEINEKTKNRYLDIVNMFCWQMSEFLFTFSIFAVYLWLDEGNVLTTKKIYFIMSMISAFRGPLMYMPIAITSLIELSVSLKRIETFLNREEIDESAIQHSEDAKKAITMKAASFTWNKAESPSLRNIDVDVSNGELVAVIGSVGAGKSSLMSAAIGEMEKISGTVDVKGSVAFVTQEAWIQNNTLRENILFGRKMNVKNYRKAVEACALQADLDILPKGDETEIGEKGINLSGGQKQRVSLARAVYDDADIYLLDDPLSAVDARVGRHLFDQVIGNRGLLRNKTRVLVTHAISFLPYVDRVISLVNGEVSEVGTYTELMERNGAFAEFVRTHLQEESSSDDESTDGSTRPASFDRQVSTIDHLNTKEDTENEERCKDSKFIEEESINLDGAKWSAYSTYLKIVGPVLLVMFAACLALNAADFYKNYWLSEWDSDISDNKTELNSSAQAISQGYKIKGFGLIGLINTLLNVLGELSVIFIVVTSAKKVHQKTLAGVMRAPFSFFENTPVGRMVNRFSKDMECLEHSLPWVTKSFMHTFPRIVFTLIVITSGMPTMVYFLVPLFIMYFLIQRLFSVAACQCRRMNKALRSPQFSFFSESIQGATTIRAFNKTSLFAQECDRRRDAYHKAELTTLSCYRWLNFRLGFLGNLLVFIACMLACYRRDVLSSGMIALIMTYAGNVTDTLRWIVFAFTEMDTNIITVERIQEYINLKPEADWRIKETEPASNWPQRGHVKFSNFSLRYREDLELVLKGIDCDITPGEKIGIVGRTGAGKSSLTLALFRILEKAGGSIIIDDVDISTIGLHDLRSKLTIIPQDPVLFSGTLRMNLDPFNSFSDDDLWEALEHAHLKKYVESLEGGLLYECSERGENLSVGQRQLICLARALLKKSKILVLDEATAAVDLKTDNLIQNTIRREFSDCTILTIAHRLNTVLDYSRIMVLDKGQIKEFDSPDVLLKDENSIFHSMAKAANLV from the exons ATGATAAGACTACTGAACAAAATGAACGATCACATCGTCAACAAGATTGAATGGATGTGTTCAGGGGATTCTTTATGG gaCTCCAACGTTACATGGAATACTGCTTATCCGGACCTGACTCCGTGCTTCCACAAGACTATACTCCGCTGGATACCATGTATTCTCCTATTGGTCCTATCCCCTCTAAGACTTTGGATATTGTCCTCTAAGGAAAGTTCAAGACAATCCCAGCCTATGTGCCATTCAGCGTTAAGTCTTGCCAAATAT GTCCTGTGCCTTGGTCTAGCTCTTTTCGCGTTCCTAGAATGTATAGAAACCGTGTTTGTGAATTCCCTGGCGGAGTCGATGTTGAAACCGGAATTTATCTCCCCAGCATTGACAGGAATTACTATG ATGGTGGCTAACCACGTCATGTTAACAGAGCGGCGTCATCGAATGCAATCTTCTGGACTATTATTTGTTTACTGGTTTCTTACGACAGTTTGTCTTACTCTAAACCTCCAGTCTCAGATCAGAGGGTTATACGCTCAG GAGGAAATGAGCCTACATTTCAGCGCTTGCCTGCTGCCTCTACAACTCCTGTTGTCCATTGCCGAGCTTTTCCTCACTGGCTTTTTCATCGACAATTTTTCAAAGGATGACGGTTCCAAATCTAAG AAATCGTGTCTTGAAAATAGCACCATCATGTCGGCGCTTGCATTTTCCTGGTTTACAAG aattgtgAAAGACGCTTACAAGAGACCATTAGAGGCAAAGGATTTGATAGAACTTTCGGCTGACTTAAAATCAGAATCCACCGTCCCAGTTTTTGAGAAAGCTTGGCGTGATGATTCGATCCGACAGAAAAG AAGAACTGATGTAAACCAAAATATTTGCAGCGGGGACATAAAAGCATGCCTGTCTAGAGTTATTTTGAAGATCCACTTCTACGAGATATTCATCCACTTCCTAATAACCGTCCCAATATATCTATATAGTTTCATTGGCCCTCTGATATTTAG GAGTTTGATAAATTTTGCTGAAGATGCAGACGATTATCTTTGGCATGGAATTTTTCTTGCCTCTGCTTACTTCCTGTTCGGTGTTGTACAAACATTTCAAGACACTCACTCAGACCACGTAGGTCATATGCTTGGAATCAAAATCAGGACTTCAGTTTGTGGAGCCATATATAGAAAG ATGGCTAAACTTTCCAATAAAGCCAAGCAGGAATGCACTGTTGGCGAAATGGTCAACCTGATGTCAGATGACGCCACGAAAATTAATCACAGATCCATCTTTGAGCTGCACCTTCTGTTGCTTGGGCCTGTCCAGGCATGCATAGCGATGTACTTTTTGTACCAGGAACTGGGATCGTCTGCTCTAGTTGCATTTTTTCTCCTTGTAGTATTTGTTCCATTAATTGCTGTTATTGCAAAAGCTCAACACAAAATCAAT AAAGAAGGAAAGGATATAACGGATAAAAGAATGAAAGTTCTGAATGAAGTCTTCAATGGAATGAAg GTATTGAAACTGTATGCATGGGAACCCTCATTTGGAGACAAAATTGGATCCATAAGATCGCAGGAAATTAACGAGAAGACAAAGAATAGATATCTAGACATAGTTAATATGTTCTGCTGGCAAATGTCCGAATTTCTg TTCACTTTTTCGATCTTTGCGGTGTACCTGTGGCTAGACGAGGGAAatgttttaacaacaaaaaaaatctatttcatAATGTCCATGATTTCAGCTTTCCGTGGTCCGCTTATGTATATGCCAATAGCCATTACCTCTCTTATCGAG TTATCGGTTTCACTAAAAAGAATTGAAACATTTCTGAATCGTGAAGAAATTGACGAATCAGCCATCCAACACAGCGAAGACGCAAAGAAAGCCATAACAATGAAAGCTGCATCATTCACATGGAACAAAGCCGAAAGTCCTTCCTTAAGAAA TATCGATGTGGATGTCTCTAATGGCGAACTGGTGGCAGTGATTGGTTCGGTTGGAGCCGGAAAATCTTCACTCATGTCAGCCGCTATTGGAGAAATGGAAAAAATCTCTGGAACTGTCGATGTCAAAGGTTCTGTAGCATTTGTGACCCAAGAAGCATGGATTCAAAATAATACCCTGAGAGAAAACATTCTGTTTGGTAGAAAAATGAATGTAAAGAACTATAGAAAAGCAGTAGAAGCATGTGCTTTACAAGCTGATCTTGACATTCTCCCTAAAGGAGATGAAACAGAAATAGGAGAAAAG GGTATTAATCTGAGCGGTGGACAGAAACAAAGAGTCAGTTTGGCGCGTGCAGTTTACGATGATGCTGACATTTACTTATTGGACGATCCACTCAGTGCTGTAGACGCTCGCGTAGGCAGACATCTATTTGATCAAGTGATAGGAAATAGGGGGCTTCTCAGAAATAAG ACCCGCGTTCTTGTTACCCATGCCATAAGCTTCTTACCATACGTGGATAGAGTCATCAGTTTGGTAAACGGAGAAGTATCAGAAGTCGGGACCTATACGGAACTAATGGAGAGAAATGGTGCTTTTGCTGAATTTGTACGAACCCACCTCCAGGAGGAATCGAGTTCTGACGATGAATCGACCGATGGAAGTACAAGACCCGCATCATTTGACAGACAGGTGTCAACAATCGATCATTTAAACACCAAAGAAGACACAGAAAACGAGGAAAGATGTAAAGATTCTAAATTCATCGAAGAAGAGTCTATTAATCTTGATGGG GCAAAATGGTCCGCCTATAGTACTTATCTGAAAATCGTAGGGCCAGTCCTTTTAGTCATGTTTGCGGCGTGTCTTGCACTAAACGCTGCCgacttttacaaaaattactGGCTCAGTGAATGGGATTCAGACATCTCGGACAACAAAACAGAACTTAACTCAAGCGCTCAAGCCATTTCACAAGGATACAAAATAAAGGGCTTTGGACTCATTGGTCTGATCAACA CTCTTTTAAACGTACTTGGGGAACTCTCTGTGATATTCATCGTGGTAACATCAGCCAAAAAGGTTCACCAGAAGACTTTGGCCGGTGTGATGAGAGCGCCTTTcagtttctttgaaaatactCCAGTTGGCAGAATGGTCAATAGATTCTCAAAAGACATGGAATGTTTGGAACACTCTCTTCCGTGGGTTACCAAGAGCTTTATGCACACCTTCCCGCGGATCGTGTTCACTTTAATTGTCATCACGTCTGGGATGCCGACAATGGTCTACTTCTTGGTGCCGCTGTTCATCATGTATTTTTTGATACAG AGATTATTTAGTGTTGCAGCATGTCAGTGCAGAAGAATGAACAAAGCGCTCAGATCCCCCCAGTTCTCTTTCTTCAGTGAATCTATCCAGGGAGCGACGACCATTCGAGCTTTCAACAAAACGTCTTTATTTGCGCAGGAGTGTGACCGTCGACGAGATGCGTATCACAAAGCTGAACTGACAACTCTTTCCTGTTACAG GTGGTTGAACTTTCGTTTAGGATTTTTGGGAAATCTGTTGGTGTTCATCGCTTGCATGTTGGCTTGTTATCGTCGAGATGTTTTATCAAGCGGAATGATAGCTTTGATCATGACATATGCTGGCAAT GTAACAGATACATTAAGGTGGATTGTTTTTGCTTTCACGGAGATGGACACAAACATTATAACGGTCGAAAGAATCCAGGAATACATAAACCTTAAACCCGAAGCTGATTGGAGAATCAAAGAAACTGAACCTGCTTCTAATTGGCCTCAACGAGGTCACGTGAAGTTTTCCAATTTCAGTCTGAGGTACAGAGAGGATTTGGAATTGGTTCTGAAAGGAATTGATTGCGATATTACACCCGGGGAGAAG ATAGGAATCGTTGGAAGAACGGGGGCAGGAAAATCATCATTAACCCTGGCATTATTTCGAATTCTCGAAAAGGCTGGCGGAAGTATAATCATCGATGATGTAGACATATCAACCATTGGCTTGCACGACCTTCGTTCTAAGCTGACAATTATTCCCCAG gATCCCGTGTTGTTTTCTGGTACATTACGAATGAACCTGGACCCGTTCAACTCTTTCTCTGACGATGATTTATGGGAAGCTTTGGAACATGCCcatctaaaaaaatatgtggaatcTCTCGAAGGTGGTCTTCTTTACGAATGCTCAGAGAGAGGAGAAAATCTCAG TGTTGGACAGAGACAGTTGATATGCCTCGCACGCGCACTTCTGAAGAAGTCCAAGATATTGGTCCTAGATGAGGCTACAGCCGCTGTGGATCTGAAAACAGACAACCTGATACAGAACACTATACGGCGGGAGTTCTCTGATTGTACTATCCTCACTATAGCCCACAGACTTAACACTGTTTTGGACTACTCCAG aatCATGGTACTAGATAAAGGCCAGATTAAAGAATTTGACAGTCCAGATGTTTtgttaaaagatgaaaacagtatatttcattCAATGGCCAAAGCAGCTAATCTTGTGTAG